In Deinococcus carri, the genomic stretch AGACCTCATAGAAGGCCTGGGTGCGGTCCAGCTCGCGGGCCTGGAAGGCGACGTGTTCGAGGAGGGCCATGTCAGCCTTTCTTCTCCGCCAGTCCCCGGTACTCCGAAGCCACGAAAATCCCGCCCTGCCGCTGCTCTACTAAGTCCTGCGGGTCGCCGTGGAGGTGTTCCACCTCTGCCGCGTAGGCTTCGGCGTTGTCCTGCGGTTCATAGCCCAGCACGTCCCAGCCGTCCTCGGTCATCCAGCGGCGGGTGTTGCCGCTGATGCCTGCCACAAGCAGGAACCCCACATCTGGCGCAGTGACGGCCTTTTCGAAGAGCTGCACGGCGTCGCGCGGGCTGAGCCACGTGCTGAGATGCCGGGCGTCCTTCGGGCGCGGCTGGAAGGAGCAGATGCGGACGCCGACGAACGCCACGCCGTGTTTCTCGAAGTACATCCGGCCCAGCGCCTCCCCGAAGACCTTGCTGACGCCGTAATACGTGTCGGGGCGGACGGGCATGTCGGGGCTGACCTTCTCCGAACGGGGGTAGAAGCCGACGGCGTGGATGCTGGACGCGAAGGCCACGCGCGTCACGCCCGCCTGTCGCGCGGCTTCCAGCACGTTATACGTGCCGTCTATGTTCACGTCGCGGATGCGCTCGTAGGTGTCCTCGTCGGGAATGCCGCCCAGGTGAATCACGGCGTCCACGCCTTCCATCGCCGCCCGCACCTGGTCGAAGTCGGTCAGGTCGGCCCGCACGAGTTCCTCACCGGGCTGCGCCTCGCCCAGGTCGCGGTTGTCGGTCAGGCGGATGATGGGGAAGTGTCCGCGTAAGCCCTCGCGCAGGGCGGTGCCGACTTGACCGGCGGCCCCGGTGATGAGGATGCGGTGGATGGGGGGAGTCATCTGGGGCCTCCTGTGGAGGGCGAGCGTTGCTCGCCACCCCCCTCCCAACCCTCCCCCGCAAGGGGGGAGGGCTTTAAGCTGCTGGTATGGAGAGGTTTTCTCGCCTTGAGCAGAATCGCCGAGCGCGGGAATTGCGGCGGAGCATGACGCCGGAGGAGCAGTTGTTGTGGGGCCGGTTGCGGGCCAATCAATTGGGCGTGGCGTTTCGTAAGCAGCAGGCTCTCGGCTTCTACTTTGCAGATTTCGTCTGCCTTGAGCGGAAGCTCGTGATTGAGCTGGACGGCAGCCAGCACGCCGAAAGTGAATATGACGCAGTGCGAGACGCTGAACTTACCGCACGTGGTTTCCGAGTGCTGCGCTTCTGGAACAACGAAGTGCGAAACAACCTGCCGGGCGTGCTGGAGCGAATAGCCGAAGCGCTTTAACTCCTCCCCCCTTGCGGGGGAGGCTGGGAGGGGGGTGGCGAGCAACGCTCGCCCTTCCCAATGCCTCACCCCTCCACCTCGCTCTTGTCCACCTTCACCGGCTGGCCCACGCCCAGTTTCGCCGTCTTGTGCGTGCCCAGGCTGATGGCGATGTTCTTCGTCTCCATGTAGAAGTCGAAGGAGTAGTCGCCGCCGTCGCGCCCGATGCCGCTGTTCTTCACACCGCCGAAGGGCGTGGGCAGGTGGCGCACGTTCTCGCTGTTCACCCACACCATCCCGGCTTCGAGGGCCTGCGCGAAGCGGTGCGCGCGGGTGAGGTCGTTGGTCCACAGATACCCGGCCAGCCCGTACTTCACGTCGTTGGCGAGGGCCAGGGCGTCCGCCTCGTCGCGGAAGGGGATGGCGGTCAGGACGGGGCCGAAGATTTCCTCCTGGGCAATCTTCATGTCGTTGCTTGCGCCGGTAAAGAGGGTCGCGGAGACGAAGTTGCCGTCCTCGCCCACGCGCTCGCCGCCCGCCGCGATGGTCGCGCCTTCCTCGCGTGCCCGGTCGAAGTAGGACATGACCTTCTCGAAGTGGCGGGGGTGGACCAGTGGGCCGATTTCGGTGTTGGGGTCGAGCGGGTCGCCCACGCGGATGTTCCTCGCGCGTTCGGCGATGCGGGCAGTGAACTCGTCGTAGATGCCGTCCTGAATCAGCACGCGGCTGGAGCTGGTGCAGCGTTCGCCGTTCAGGCTGTAAATCATGAACACCACGGCATCGAGTGCCTTGTCGAGGTCGGCGTCGTCGAACACCACGACCGGGTTCTTGCCGCCCAGCTCGAAGTGAACGCGCTTCAGCGTGTCGGCCCCCTGCCGCATGATGTGGCTGCCGGTGGTCGTCTCGCCCACGAAGGCCACCGCTTTAATCAGCGGGTGTTCCGTCAGCGCCTTGCCCGCGCTCTCGCCGAAGCCGTGGACCAGGTTCACCACGCCCCCCGGAATCCCCGCCTCGTCCATGATTTCGGCCAGCAGGGTCGCCGTGACCGGACTCCACTCGGCGGGCTTGTGGACCACCGTGCAACCTGCCGCCAGCGCCGGGGCAATCTTCCAGGTGGACAGCATGAAGGGCGTGTTCCAGGGCGTGATGACGCCGACGGGGCCGATGGGCTGGCGCAGGGTGTAGTTCAGGAAGCCGGGCGCGGGAAGGCTCTGCCCGTCCGCCGCACCCGGCGCACGGTCCGCGAAGAAACGGAAGTTCTCCGCCCCCCGCGCTGCCGCCGACTTCATGAAGCGGATGGCCTGGCCGGTGTCTATGCTCTCCAGCAGGGCGATTTCCTGCGCGCGGGCTTCGATGAGGTCCGCGACACGGTGCAGCAGCTTGCGGCGTTCCGTGCCGCTCACCTCGCGCCAGGTCTGGAAGGCGTCATGGGCGGCGCGAGCGGCGCGGTCGATGTCCGCCGCGTCCCCGCTCGCTACCGTCGCCAGCACGGAGTTGTCGGTCGGGGTGTGCGTCTCGAACGTCTCGCCGCCGAGGGAATGCACCCACTCGCCGCCGATGAAGTGCCGGATGCCCCGCTGCCGCGTGCGCTCGCGCAGTTCGCGGGCCTGTTCGTGATTTGGGGTGACAGTCTGGGTCATGGTTGCTCCTTTGCGGGCTGGCTGATGGAGTAGGCGAGGAAAGGTTCAGTCAATAGAACCTTGTCCCCTTTTTTCACCTGAACTTGGGCAGAGAACGGGCTAGCGTTCACGACATAGACATAGCCGTCACTGGACGTGAAGCGGTACTCCTTCCCGTGTTCGTCCGCCGTCCACTTCCCGCCCGTCACGTATACCCCTGGCGTCCCGTCGAAATTCCGCGTGGCGTAGGTGGCTGTCTTGCCGTTGTCCCAGACAATCACCGTGCGCTTGTTCGTCGCGCCCATAAACACCGCCTGGGGCTGGTAGCGGCAGCGGAACGCGCCTTCCGGCGTGCGGAACTCGTTCACGTGGGTCATGCGGTAGGCGGGGTCCTGCACGTTCTCGACGTTGCTGGTATGGATGAAGTACTGCCCATCCTGACCTGTGCCGTCCGGGAACGTGATGGCGGTGTAGATGCTCCCCGCCGCCCCCTCGCCGGGACCGAGGAGGTATTCGGCCACATAGTCAAAGGCATCTGTATTCGGCGCGGGCCGCTTGAGCACCTGCCGGAGCTTGATGGGCTGAGGTTGGCTCAGGTCAGCCCCGGCAGGCTGCGTTACCGCAATCACCCGGTCGGGCGCGTCACACCACGCGAAGGCGGGCTGCCACTTCCCGCCGATGTTCGCGTACGACTTCATTTCGTACCGCACGGGCGCGGCCAGGGCGAGGGCGGAGAGCGCGAGGCCCAGCGTCAGGACAGGTTTCAGCTTCATGCCCGCAGGTTGCCCCCGCCGGATGAGCGCCGCCCCCCGTTTGCCTGACGCCCCCATCCCATTCACCGCCCGTCCCACTCGCCTTCCTTGCTCTCCTTGCCCGTGATGGGTTCGGCCCCCTCGTCCTCTTCCTGAATGTCGTTTTCCAGCACGCCCAGGCCCTCGACCTCCAGGCGCATCACGTCGCCGGGGCGCACGTGAGAAATGCCCTTCGGCGTGCCGGTCAGAATCACGTCGTCCTTTTGCAGCGTCATGAAGCGGCTGATGTGTTCAATCAGCTCGGGAATCCCGAAAATCATGTCGCGCGTGCTGCCTTCCTGCCGCAGCTCGCCGTTCACGTGGGCGGTCAGCGCCAGGTTGTGCGGGTCGGCAATCTCGTCGGCGGTGACGTAGTACGGCCCCAGCGGCCCGAAGGTGTCCCAGCCCTTGCCGCGCATCGGGGGTCGGAAGGTGTTGGTCACGTAGTCGCGCACCACCAGGTCATTGCCGATGGTGTAGCCGCCCACGTAGTCCATCGCGTCCTTCGCCTTCACCCGCCGGGCGTCGCACCCGATGATGACGCCGAGTTCGACCTCGTAGTGCATGAACTCCGCGCCGCGCGGGTAGATGACGGTGCCCCGGTGCGGCAGCAGCGTGGTGTTCGGCTTCCAGAAGAGGGCCGGTTCCTTGGGCTGCGTAAGGCCGAGTTCGCCCGCGTGGTCGTTGTAGTTCAGCGCGAGGGCGATGACCTTGGGTGGGTCCACCGGCAGGCGGAACTGCACGGCATTGGGGTCGTGGGCGACGCCGGCGGCATCGATAAGCTGGCCGTCTTGCAGGTGGCCGTTCAGAAAGCGGCCCCCGGAGATGAAGCGGGCGAGTTTCAAGGATGGACTCCAATCATGGGACCTCCGCGTGGAGGGGAGAGGAAAGGCGGGTTGTCGGTGCCTCAGCATAGGCCGGGCGGACCGGGTGCGAAATGGTGAAACAGGTGAATCCTACGATGACCTCTTGTGGTTTTGAACAAGGAGAAGCGGCCCCCCATGTTCAGGTGAGGCCGCTGGGCGGTGCCTGGTTCCGGCAGCTCAGCGCAGGGTCATGGCCTCGGGCGCGGCGCTGCGGGCCAGCAGGTCCAGCCCCGCCTGCGCCACTTCCCCCGGCGCGATGTCCAGGCACTCCAGGTGGAAGGGACACTGGAAGGCGTAGCAGGGGTGGCAGGGCGTGGGACGGCGCAGCAGGGTGAAGCGGGTGCTGCGCGGCTGCCACTGCGTCTCGTAATCCGTGCCGGAGTAGGTGACCAGCACGGGCGTCCGCAGCGCGTCGGCCAGGTGCAGGGC encodes the following:
- a CDS encoding NAD(P)-dependent oxidoreductase — translated: MTPPIHRILITGAAGQVGTALREGLRGHFPIIRLTDNRDLGEAQPGEELVRADLTDFDQVRAAMEGVDAVIHLGGIPDEDTYERIRDVNIDGTYNVLEAARQAGVTRVAFASSIHAVGFYPRSEKVSPDMPVRPDTYYGVSKVFGEALGRMYFEKHGVAFVGVRICSFQPRPKDARHLSTWLSPRDAVQLFEKAVTAPDVGFLLVAGISGNTRRWMTEDGWDVLGYEPQDNAEAYAAEVEHLHGDPQDLVEQRQGGIFVASEYRGLAEKKG
- a CDS encoding endonuclease domain-containing protein gives rise to the protein MERFSRLEQNRRARELRRSMTPEEQLLWGRLRANQLGVAFRKQQALGFYFADFVCLERKLVIELDGSQHAESEYDAVRDAELTARGFRVLRFWNNEVRNNLPGVLERIAEAL
- the hpaE gene encoding 5-carboxymethyl-2-hydroxymuconate semialdehyde dehydrogenase yields the protein MTQTVTPNHEQARELRERTRQRGIRHFIGGEWVHSLGGETFETHTPTDNSVLATVASGDAADIDRAARAAHDAFQTWREVSGTERRKLLHRVADLIEARAQEIALLESIDTGQAIRFMKSAAARGAENFRFFADRAPGAADGQSLPAPGFLNYTLRQPIGPVGVITPWNTPFMLSTWKIAPALAAGCTVVHKPAEWSPVTATLLAEIMDEAGIPGGVVNLVHGFGESAGKALTEHPLIKAVAFVGETTTGSHIMRQGADTLKRVHFELGGKNPVVVFDDADLDKALDAVVFMIYSLNGERCTSSSRVLIQDGIYDEFTARIAERARNIRVGDPLDPNTEIGPLVHPRHFEKVMSYFDRAREEGATIAAGGERVGEDGNFVSATLFTGASNDMKIAQEEIFGPVLTAIPFRDEADALALANDVKYGLAGYLWTNDLTRAHRFAQALEAGMVWVNSENVRHLPTPFGGVKNSGIGRDGGDYSFDFYMETKNIAISLGTHKTAKLGVGQPVKVDKSEVEG
- a CDS encoding fumarylacetoacetate hydrolase family protein; translation: MKLARFISGGRFLNGHLQDGQLIDAAGVAHDPNAVQFRLPVDPPKVIALALNYNDHAGELGLTQPKEPALFWKPNTTLLPHRGTVIYPRGAEFMHYEVELGVIIGCDARRVKAKDAMDYVGGYTIGNDLVVRDYVTNTFRPPMRGKGWDTFGPLGPYYVTADEIADPHNLALTAHVNGELRQEGSTRDMIFGIPELIEHISRFMTLQKDDVILTGTPKGISHVRPGDVMRLEVEGLGVLENDIQEEDEGAEPITGKESKEGEWDGR